Proteins co-encoded in one Zygotorulaspora mrakii chromosome 5, complete sequence genomic window:
- the VMA6 gene encoding H(+)-transporting V0 sector ATPase subunit d (similar to Saccharomyces cerevisiae VMA6 (YLR447C); ancestral locus Anc_4.338) — translation MEGVYFNIDNGYIEGIVRGYRNGLLTGNQYINLTQCETLEDLKLQLSSTDYGNFLSSVPPESLTTSVIQEQASDKLYQEFNYIRDQSSGITKTFLDYITYGYMIDNVALMITGTIHDRDKAEILPRCHPLGWFDTLPTLTVATDLESLYETVLVDTPLAPYFRDCFNRADELDDLNIEIIRNKLYKAYLQDFYNFVSRKTDEPAREIMQTLLGFEADRRSINISLNSLQSADIDPELKGELMPDLGQLYPVATSQLAQASEFEAVSAAVNSVYEYRGILESGNLEDHLYKLEMELCRDAFTQQFTVSTIWSWMKSKEQEVRNITWIAECIAQNQRERINNYISVY, via the coding sequence ATGGAAGGtgtatatttcaacattgaTAATGGATACATTGAAGGGATCGTTAGAGGATACAGAAATGGACTTCTAACTGGTAACCAATACATCAACTTAACACAATGTGAGACTCTAGAGGATCTAAAATTGCAGTTGTCCTCTACAGATTATGGTAATTTTTTGTCTAGCGTGCCCCCAGAATCTTTGACGACATCTGTAATTCAGGAGCAAGCCTCGGACAAGCTATATCAGGAGTTTAACTACATTAGGGACCAATCCAGTGGGATCACTAAAACGTTTTTGGACTACATCACCTATGGTTACATGATTGATAATGTTGCGCTTATGATTACTGGGACTATACACGACCGTGACAAAGCTGAAATTCTGCCACGTTGTCACCCACTGGGTTGGTTTGATACGTTGCCTACGTTGACCGTTGCAACAGATCTAGAGTCTCTGTATGAAACTGTGTTAGTTGACACACCCTTAGCACCATACTTCCGTGATTGCTTCAATAGAGCAGACGAATTAGATGATTTGAACATCGAAATTATCAGAAATAAACTTTACAAAGCTTACCTACAAGATTTCTACAATTTTGTCTCTAGGAAAACCGATGAGCCTGCTCGTGAGATTATGCAAACTTTATTGGGATTTGAGGCCGATAGGAGAAGCATTAAcatatctttgaattctCTGCAAAGTGCAGACATCGACCCTGAGTTAAAAGGAGAACTTATGCCCGATTTGGGTCAGCTTTATCCTGTAGCTACCAGTCAGCTAGCGCAGGCTTCTGAGTTCGAAGCGGTCAGCGCAGCTGTCAACAGCGTTTATGAGTACCGTGGCATTCTTGAGTCCGGTAATTTAGAGGATCATCTTTATAAGCTAGAAATGGAGCTTTGCAGGGACGCATTTACTCAACAATTCACTGTAAGTACAATTTGGTCATggatgaaatcaaaagagcAGGAAGTTAGAAATATTACATGGATCGCTGAATGTATCGCACAGaatcaaagagaaagaatAAATAACTACATTTCAGTTTATTGA
- the TCB3 gene encoding Tcb3p (similar to Saccharomyces cerevisiae TCB3 (YML072C); ancestral locus Anc_4.340), with protein sequence MIEVSPGQGREDQAYMPKKGNVHAKDDKKGLANKVMDEYGEDLLDNQSSSKISKKLESLKDDEDNKKNDKQNEKSQSADDVFVASKASKTEKLPAPNMKGSVGSFPLERIHPDDFKRAPPRDPNKYDTSMTTPGKMDTLKESQIEDAIKSENPEVLFPWKAIAGFDSSGTSSSGGSNARVIKAYILETFYNDWYSNVALISGTCFGAWLCGYIGMSWWLLGYIFLCAGAVFGSEYRRFGSSIRDDLKRTAIEETLSDRSETTLWMNSFLSKFWVIYMPVLSQQVLDIVNPSLVGVAPGYGIDAISLEEFTLGSKAPAIKEIKSNTKAAKDVAEMIWSFAFTPNDVSDMTQREAKQMINPKVVMGVTLGKGIISKTLPIITEDINVSGKMRVVLKFGQTFPNIKVVSVQLLEPPLIEFALKPVGGDALGLDVMSFLPGLKSFVKTMINSNVGPMLYAPHHLDVDVEELIASQANDAVGVLALTVSSAKELQSSDSITDTLDPYIYFKTEKPSPGAQSDMLTSIKSNIKDPVWNETKYILLNDLNQRITLSCFDFNDARKDTLIGNAEVNLKQLTQDPVMTDLTTELKHGTHTKGRLNYSMHWFPVIQKTPDESSDAIKYQNKGTGVTAPNDNSSVSSSDESDQEDVAADEEDEDEEYSDAGIVKLTLQNIKNLVETDMPSGTLSPCATLFADGKEVKKFRTLKRINEPSWAETVELFIPSRADSRITLEVYNDRSTSKPLLSKYSASLDEVLTSFSLEQQSVKGSPKGDIYMNAEWKPVNMTGIFSAANTIQDAIGFLRLHIKDLKVIGDLSGVGDIDPYFTIVYNGHIDYKSSHFSAESNPMFNKVLYFPITSSKQKIVVSTYDYQSIGKDRVIGSAEIPLSKVLEMNPETGRHVSVDKSKENIKLQLVDNKKRVSESYVNVSLSFTTTIPVYSPEEYELVQEKEKELKKKREEFEEVQVERKNEMDKRPNDFELVEVEDPFEEEEKSLTKKERLSIEELIGHNSGILSLELFSANFARKNCFLLMYIDEIPYPKFTSSRSRNGKLPDTSTSFFVRDLKNSKIIFRLSEKRIPRENSHIISEASFETLNLLQNSYGNSSKVSFGGSSIELSCLYVPSSQSIPESDTVLDTGYLDLNVISASNLLSMDRNGYSDPFFYIFIDGVEIHKSKIVKKTLSPVWNEKIKIPVPSRSRNDVEIRLYDWDRAGDNDSLGFVSLDLSKIKPKKKESWELPLDTQGTIKMEGVFTACYMKPPLNANQIKKMNFASATFNTISGAGLGTVTGVSNVGLGLATGGIGAATGGLERATSGLDRGFDKGAKFLKSPFGHDSSKKKKKQSQASHPIPLPEYETRGSSDANHRKSLGFAEAKASLDIDRTVPNNEYATVQNLDPKTKLPAGDSNSSPQDARSASITSKENTHTRNVSQASSFARTLAPNGTYRGTATIIGAENLGKAIQIKVSLAQGGRLKSIYRTRTVKADEKVIAKFDETCSFKASPEANLVFAAISHHKFTKDKEIGIAQITLNDPQIQRGEQIAMRLADGRILFKLDYGADEDVPPVPTIPEQYT encoded by the coding sequence atgatTGAGGTGTCTCCAGGCCAGGGACGTGAGGATCAGGCTTACATGCCCAAGAAGGGTAACGTGCACGCGAAGGATGATAAGAAAGGGCTCGCAAATAAGGTCATGGATGAATATGGCGAAGACCTTTTAGACAACCAGTCCTCTAGTAAGATTAGTAAGAAACTGGAGTCGCTCAAGGATGACGAAGACAACAAGAAAAACGACAAGCAAAACGAGAAATCGCAAAGTGCTGATGATGTTTTTGTTGCTTCAAAAGCTAGCAAGACTGAAAAACTACCAGCTCCTAACATGAAAGGATCAGTGGGCTCCTTTCCACTAGAAAGAATCCATCCCGACGATTTTAAGCGGGCCCCCCCAAGAGATCCAAATAAGTACGATACTTCTATGACGACACCCGGTAAGATGGACACTTTGAAGGAGTCTCAGATCGAAGATGCTATCAAGTCAGAGAATCCTGAGGTATTGTTCCCATGGAAGGCAATAGCTGGATTCGATTCATCTGGAACGAGCTCTTCAGGTGGGTCGAATGCTAGAGTGATCAAGGCGTATATTTTGGAAACTTTTTACAATGATTGGTACTCTAATGTTGCATTGATTAGTGGGACCTGCTTCGGTGCTTGGCTCTGTGGTTATATCGGAATGTCTTGGTGGCTACTAGgttatatttttctttgtgCTGGCGCCGTGTTTGGCTCAGAATACCGTAGATTTGGTAGCAGTATTAGGGACGACTTGAAAAGAACTGCGATAGAAGAAACACTTTCTGATAGGTCAGAAACAACTCTGTGGATGAATTCGTTTCTGTCCAAGTTCTGGGTGATTTATATGCCGGTATTATCGCAACAAGTCTTGGATATAGTCAATCCATCATTGGTGGGCGTTGCGCCAGGTTATGGTATCGATGCTATCTCATTGGAAGAATTTACACTTGGCTCAAAAGCACCAGCAATCAAGGAGATCAAGTCCAACACAAAAGCTGCAAAGGACGTGGCTGAAATGATCTGGTCATTTGCATTTACTCCAAATGACGTTTCCGATATGACGCAAAGGGAAGCCAAACAAATGATCAATCCAAAGGTCGTAATGGGAGTAACTTTGGGTAAAGGtattatttcaaaaactcttcCAATTATCACAGAGGATATAAATGTTTCTGGTAAAATGCGTGTTGTACTCAAATTTGGTCAAACTTTCCCCAACATCAAAGTGGTCTCAGTTCAATTACTAGAACCCCCATTGATCGAATTTGCTTTGAAACCTGTTGGTGGAGATGCCTTGGGTCTTGATGTGATGTCTTTCTTGCCTGGCctgaaatcttttgttaAGACAATGATCAATTCTAATGTGGGTCCAATGTTGTATGCCCCTCACCATTTGGATGTTGATGTTGAGGAATTAATCGCCTCTCAAGCTAATGATGCCGTTGGTGTTTTGGCTTTAACAGTAAGTTCTGCCAAAGAGTTACAAAGCTCTGATTCTATCACTGATACTTTGGATCCATATATTTACttcaaaacagaaaagCCATCGCCCGGTGCTCAAAGTGACATGCTTACCTCGataaaatcaaatattaAGGATCCAGTGTGGAATGAAACCAAATACATCCTGTTGAATGATTTAAATCAAAGGATCACTTTGAgctgttttgattttaatGATGCAAGAAAAGACACGTTAATTGGAAACGCAGAAGTTAATTTGAAGCAGCTGACTCAAGATCCTGTCATGACGGATCTTACGACCGAGTTAAAGCACGGAACTCATACTAAGGGTAGATTGAACTACTCTATGCACTGGTTTCCAGTTATTCAAAAAACACCTGACGAATCATCTGATGCGATTAAGTATCAAAACAAAGGTACAGGTGTCACAGCGCCCAACGACAATAGTAGTGTATCCAGTTCGGATGAGTCTGACCAAGAGGATGTCGCCGCAGATGAAGAGGACGAGGATGAAGAATATTCGGACGCAGGTATTGTTAAATTAACTTTacaaaacataaaaaatttagtcGAAACAGATATGCCATCTGGAACATTAAGTCCTTGCGCAACCTTATTTGCGGATGGTAAAGAAGTAAAGAAATTCAGAACGTTGAAGCGCATCAATGAGCCCTCTTGGGCAGAAACAGTAGAGTTGTTTATTCCTTCAAGGGCAGACTCTCGTATAACTTTAGAGGTTTACAACGACCGTTCAACAAGCAAGCCGTTACTCTCCAAGTATTCAGCCTCTTTGGATGAAGTCTTGACTTCTTTCTCATTAGAGCAGCAGAGCGTCAAGGGTTCTCCAAAAGGTGACATATACATGAACGCCGAGTGGAAACCAGTAAACATGACCGGTATATTCTCTGCTGCTAATACTATTCAAGACGCTATTGGCTTTTTGAGGTTACACATAAAGGATCTGAAAGTCATTGGTGACTTATCGGGTGTGGGCGATATTGATCCATATTTTACGATAGTGTATAACGGTCATATCGATTACAAGTCCAGCCACTTTTCAGCAGAGTCAAATCCAATGTTTAACAAGGTATTGTATTTCCCAATAACTTCTTCGAAGCAAAAGATTGTTGTTAGCACCTATGACTACCAAAGTATTGGAAAGGACAGAGTTATCGGCAGTGCCGAGATTCcactttcaaaagttcttgAAATGAACCCAGAGACAGGAAGGCACGTTAGCGTTgataaatcaaaagaaaatatcaaacttCAATTGGTAGATAACAAAAAGAGAGTTTCCGAGAGCTATGTCAATGTTTCACTGTCTTTCACCACAACCATTCCAGTTTATTCTCCTGAAGAATATGAACTTGTTCaagagaaggaaaaagaactgaagaagaagagagaagaatttgagGAAGTACAAGtagaaaggaaaaatgaGATGGATAAACGTCCAAATGACTTTGAATTAGTTGAAGTGGAAGATCCAtttgaagaggaagaaaaatcacTAACCAAAAAGGAAAGGCTAAGCATTGAAGAATTAATTGGACACAATTCGGGCATTTTATCTTTAGAGTTATTCTCAGCTAATTTTGccagaaaaaattgttttttacTAATGTATATCGATGAGATTCCCTACCCAAAATTCACTTCTTCCAGAAGTCGTAATGGAAAGTTGCCGGATACAAGCACTAGTTTTTTCGTTAGGgacttgaaaaatagtAAGATTATTTTTAGACTGTCTGAAAAACGTATTCCAAGAGAAAATTCGCATATTATATCTGAAGCTTCTTTTGAAACCCTTAATTTGCTACAAAATAGTTATGGAAATTCgtcaaaagtttcatttgGTGGTTCCAGTATCGAATTGTCATGCTTGTATGTGCCATCATCCCAGAGCATTCCTGAATCTGACACTGTTCTCGATACAGGTTACTTAGATTTGAATGTAATTTCTGCCAGTAACTTATTGTCCATGGACAGAAATGGGTATTCAGATCCattcttttatatttttattgatGGGGTGGAAATTCACAAGAGTAAAATTGTGAAGAAAACGCTTTCACCTGTAtggaatgaaaaaatcaaaataccAGTCCCTTCAAGAAGTAGGAATGATGTCGAAATTCGTTTGTATGATTGGGACAGAGCTGGTGACAATGATTCATTAGGATTCGTCTCATTGGATCTTTCTAAAATAaagccaaaaaagaaggagTCCTGGGAATTACCGCTTGACACCCAAGGAACGATCAAAATGGAAGGTGTTTTCACAGCTTGTTATATGAAGCCTCCGCTGAATGCAAAccagatcaaaaaaatgaattttgcATCGGCAACCTTTAACACAATTTCAGGTGCAGGACTTGGGACGGTGACCGGTGTTTCGAACGTGGGATTGGGTTTGGCTACAGGAGGTATTGGTGCAGCAACAGGGGGTCTTGAACGGGCTACAAGTGGTTTGGATAGGGGCTTTGATAAAGGTgcaaaattcttgaaaagtcCTTTTGGACACGACAGTtccaagaaaaagaaaaagcagaGCCAAGCGAGCCACCCGATTCCCTTGCCCGAATACGAAACTCGTGGATCTTCTGACGCAAATCATCGTAAATCCTTAGGTTTTGCAGAAGCAAAGGCATCCTTAGATATCGATAGAACCGTTCCAAACAATGAGTACGCAACggttcaaaatttggacCCTAAGACAAAGTTACCAGCCGGTGACTCAAATTCATCCCCTCAGGATGCACGTTCAGCATCAATCACGAGTAAGGAAAATACACACACGAGAAATGTGTCACAGGCCAGCTCCTTTGCCCGCACCTTGGCGCCAAACGGAACGTATCGCGGCACGGCAACAATCATTGGCGCAGAGAACTTAGGTAAAGCCATTCAAATTAAGGTCTCGTTGGCTCAAGGCGGAAGATTGAAAAGTATCTACAGAACTAGAACTGTCAAAGCAGACGAAAAAGTGATTGccaaatttgatgaaacatgctctttcaaagcttcaCCGGAGGCTAATCTGGTTTTCGCAGCAATTTCTCACCATAAATTCACCAAAGATAAAGAGATCGGCATTGCTCAAATCACGTTGAATGATCCTCAAATACAAAGGGGCGAGCAAATAGCAATGAGACTTGCGGACGGCCGTATTCTCTTTAAGTTGGACTATGGAGCAGACGAAGATGTGCCTCCAGTCCCAACAATTCCTGAGCAATATACTTGA
- the RPL6A gene encoding 60S ribosomal protein eL6 (similar to Saccharomyces cerevisiae RPL6B (YLR448W) and RPL6A (YML073C); ancestral locus Anc_4.341) has product MSAQAAPKWYPSEDIAAPKKTRKTSRPQKLRASLVPGTVLILLAGRFRGKRVVYLKHLEDNTLLVSGPFKVNGVPLRRVNARYVIATSTKVSLKGVNVEKFNVEYFAREKLTKQQKKEANLFPEQQNREVKAERIEDQKVVDKALLAEIKNTPLLKQYLAASFSLKSGDKPHLLKF; this is encoded by the exons ATGAGTGCCCAAGCA gCTCCAAAGTGGTATCCATCTGAAGACATTGCAGCTCCAAAGAAGACCAGAAAGACTTCTCGTCCACAAAAGTTACGTGCCTCTTTGGTCCCAGGTACTGTTTTAATTTTGTTAGCAGGTCGTTTCAGAGGTAAGAGAGTTGTCTACTTGAAACACTTGGAAGACAACACTCTATTGGTTTCTGGTCCATTCAAGGTTAACGGTGTTCCATTAAGAAGAGTGAACGCTCGTTACGTTATTGCTACATCTACCAAGGTCTCTTTGAAGGGTGTCAATGTCGAGAAATTCAACGTTGAATACTTcgcaagagaaaaattgactaagcaacaaaagaaggaagCTAACTTATTCCCAGAACAACAAAACAGAGAGGTCAAGGCTGAACGTATTGAAGACCAAAAAGTTGTTGACAAGGCTCTTTTAgctgaaatcaaaaacacTCCATTGTTGAAACAATACTTGGCCgcttctttctctttgaaatccgGTGACAAACCAcatttgttgaagtttTAA
- the FPR3 gene encoding peptidylprolyl isomerase FPR3 (similar to Saccharomyces cerevisiae FPR4 (YLR449W) and FPR3 (YML074C); ancestral locus Anc_4.342), giving the protein MTELLPIATYHLNVEPYSPTPAIDVTMPVTIRLTMAALNPEAYDDEKTPSTLRIVKRNPDFDGDEDDLLNGDYDEDEMDDEEEEEEEEEEEEEEEEEEEEKKPKKKNSKKDSNESDDELADEDVDAEDDVDDEFEEFVLLTLSPKTQYQQAIDITIAPEEDIQFVVTGSYSISLSGNYIQHPFDTPIADDDDEEDEDEEDYDSDEYDLTPDEDEIIDDELDDLEEASDVENKIEELIQEDEQRKKGKKSNKRKQEDEEEQEEQEEPENKTKSKKESKESKKAKKVEFKKDLEEGPTKKAKQEPKTKVLEGGVAVEDRTAGKGQQAKKGSRIGMRYIGKLKNGKVFDKNTSGKPFVFKLGHGEVIKGWDIGVAGMSVGGERRIIIPAPYAYGKQALPGIPANSELTFDVKLVSLK; this is encoded by the coding sequence ATGACAGAACTACTACCAATTGCCACCTACCATTTAAATGTTGAGCCTTACTCTCCTACTCCGGCAATTGATGTTACAATGCCAGTAACCATCCGTTTAACTATGGCAGCTTTAAACCCAGAGGCttacgatgatgaaaagacACCATCTACATTAAGAATAGTCAAAAGAAACCCAGATTttgatggtgatgaagaCGATCTACTGAACGGCGATTACGATGAGGATGAGATggatgacgaagaagaagaagaagaagaagaagaagaagaagaagaagaagaagaagaagaagaagaaaagaagccaaaaaagaagaattctAAGAAGGACTCAAACGAATCTGATGATGAGCTTGctgatgaagatgttgaCGCAGAGGATGATGTTGACGacgaatttgaagaatttgttcTATTAACCTTGTCACCAAAGACTCAATACCAACAAGCTATTGATATCACAATTGCTCCAGAAgaagatattcaatttgttgTCACAGGCTCTTACTCTATTTCTTTGAGCGGTAACTACATCCAACACCCATTTGATACACCCATCGctgacgatgacgatgaagaagatgaagacgaGGAGGACTACGATAGTGATGAATACGATCTAACTccagatgaagatgagatAATTGATGACGAACTAgatgatttggaagaagcCAGTGACgttgaaaacaaaattgaagaattaattcaagaagatgaacaaagaaagaagggTAAAAAGAGCAACAAGAGGAAACAggaagacgaagaagaacaagaagagCAGGAAGAACCAGAAAACAagacaaaatcaaagaaggaATCCAAGGAGAGTAAGAAGGCtaaaaaagttgaattcaaaaaagatttagAAGAAGGCCCAACAAAGAAAGCAAAGCAGGAACCTAAGACCAAAGTCTTAGAAGGTGGCGTTGCTGTTGAGGATCGTACTGCCGGTAAGGGCCAACAGGCAAAGAAAGGGTCAAGAATTGGAATGAGATATATTGGTAAGCTAAAAAACGGAAAGGTTTTCGACAAAAACACAAGTGGTAAAccatttgttttcaaaCTAGGTCATGGTGAAGTCATTAAGGGCTGGGATATTGGTGTTGCTGGTATGAGCGTCGGCGGTGAGCGTAGAATCATTATTCCAGCTCCATATGCTTACGGTAAACAGGCTCTACCGGGCATTCCAGCTAACTCAGAACTTACATTCGATGTCAAGCTAgtctctttgaaataa
- the COG8 gene encoding Golgi transport complex subunit COG8 (similar to Saccharomyces cerevisiae COG8 (YML071C); ancestral locus Anc_4.339): MDVILIEVLGSVERQPLSKAEKEECLKILEESLQSSTKNYDDYFSSRPSVGTIAEDVAEVDAQISLFERQLKNQLVGGKDMVLNILLNNNNNAKLKEIQKELEQLWEIDNNGPEAENFERSAPSVDDFLGDDKPTAEKQDDEFHRAVKRLKERAKKESDSHNSSGNLAMVLENLSNITGLMELPFLARTCIKTGHYQEALMLYTYSKSLLLNFPSSSIVQDICANISKETQTTMLSGLVELLSTNVTVISLKKIVNYLVSIPPFDVPKKDTLLRVYLHMRFKFIQSQLDRFSIVANANNDSLAEMMVKRKIEVLREHIHMSISVFIDTIQLETQPLSIPLYQVIADNTNVKPLPTNPFILEFISNCMNCLLQDLIEANLQGKLNESVCLQLVYCSFRLHDMNFNYHSLFLNKIYESDIFTVDSLKNAIEKRRELQIKYSQ; encoded by the coding sequence ATGGATGTGATTTTGATTGAAGTACTGGGTAGTGTGGAGCGACAACCACTGAGTAAGGCAGAGAAAGAGGAATGCCTTAAAATACTCGAGGAATCATTACAATCTAGCACTAAGAACTATGATGATTACTTTAGCTCACGGCCTTCGGTTGGGACTATAGCAGAAGATGTTGCCGAGGTGGACGCACAAATATCTTTATTCGAGAGGcaattaaaaaatcaattaGTGGGGGGGAAGGACATGGTTCTGAACATATTGCtgaacaataataataatgctAAATTAAAGGAAATTCAGAAAGAACTGGAGCAACTGTGGGAAATAGATAATAATGGGCCAGAAGCGGAAAATTTCGAAAGGTCAGCACCATCTGTGGATGACTTTCTGGGAGACGATAAGCCTACTGCTGAGAAGCAGGACGACGAGTTTCATAGAGCAGTAAAGAGATTGAAGGAAAGGGCTAAGAAAGAGAGCGATAGTCATAATTCTTCCGGTAATCTAGCAATGGTACTGGAGAACTTAAGCAACATCACAGGTCTCATGGAATTGCCATTCTTAGCAAGAACTTGCATTAAGACGGGCCACTATCAAGAAGCCCTCATGCTGTACACTTATTCAAAATCGCTACTGTTGAATTTTCCCAGTTCCTCAATAGTTCAAGACATATGTGCAAATATATCTAAGGAGACTCAAACCACGATGCTGAGTGGACTAGTTGAGCTTTTATCCACCAATGTTACGGTGATATccctgaaaaaaattgtaaaCTACCTGGTGTCCATACCACCTTTCGACgttccaaaaaaagacaCACTTCTGCGAGTCTATCTGCATATGAGATTCAAGTTCATCCAGAGTCAATTGGATCGCTTCTCCATTGTCGCAAATGCGAATAACGATTCACTTGCCGAAATGATGGttaaaaggaaaattgaAGTCCTCAGAGAACACATACACATGTCTATCAGCGTTTTCATTGATACGATACAGCTCGAAACACAACCACTGTCTATACCGCTATACCAAGTCATAGCAGACAATACGAACGTCAAGCCATTGCCAACTAATCCCTTTATACTGGAGTTCATTAGCAATTGTATGAACTGTCTGTTGCAAGACCTTATAGAGGCAAACCTTCAAGGCAAGTTGAATGAATCCGTGTGTCTCCAGCTAGTATACTGCTCTTTTCGATTACATGATATGAATTTCAATTATCACTCATTGTTCTTAAATAAAATTTACGAGTCAGATATCTTTACAGTTGATTCACTTAAAAATGCCATTGAAAAGAGGCGAGAGCTTCAAATCAAGTATTCACAGTGA
- a CDS encoding uncharacterized protein (ancestral locus Anc_4.337), whose protein sequence is MMRIVKRQSNFTVLSSNIRNSQMAGKEKLRVKSSFSDDVVDVKFSVLDLLRIFAGLIMAYCCICRFFIGSWYWQPFRRHAYTEPQSPLEIPSYWFEKHNNLPIPFSADDLSNYGSNSESHRILLSVKGHVFDVTSGSRFYGEWGPYKKFTGRDCSRLFAYPKWDISVLSRDCSHDLSSLTPTELERVDSWLQFFRAKYPEIGYVESLP, encoded by the coding sequence ATGATGCGAATAGTAAAGAGACAAAGTAATTTTACAGTTTTAAGTTCAAACATCAGAAATTCGCAAATGGCTGGAAAGGAAAAGCTAAGAGTAAAGAGTTCATTTAGCGATGATGTCGTTGATGTCAAATTCTCAGTACTTGATCTTTTAAGAATATTTGCCGGTCTCATAATGGCATATTGCTGCATTTGTCGATTTTTTATAGGCAGCTGGTACTGGCAGCCTTTCAGAAGACACGCGTATACAGAACCACAGAGTCCCCTAGAAATTCCATCTTACTGGTTTGAAAAGCATAATAATCTTCCAATACCTTTCTCGGCGGACGACTTATCGAACTACGGAAGTAATAGTGAATCACACAGAATATTGCTTAGTGTAAAAGGCCATGTATTTGATGTGACAAGTGGATCACGCTTCTACGGGGAATGGGGACCATATAAGAAATTCACAGGTAGAGATTGTTCAAGGTTATTTGCGTATCCAAAATGGGATATTTCTGTCCTAAGTCGGGATTGCTCTCATGATCTAAGTAGTTTGACGCCTACAGAACTAGAAAGAGTAGATTCATGGTTACAGTTTTTTCGAGCCAAATATCCCGAGATAGGCTATGTGGAAAGTCTGCCCTAA